One segment of Proteus appendicitidis DNA contains the following:
- a CDS encoding CcdB family protein yields the protein MSQYTVYRNKSLKSKEQYPYFIDIQNELLSDLDSRVIIPITQLSDKNSQVEILTPVIEIDNQKYVVMTKSITVVAKNKLRTVDIVCVKPEIHTAIVSAMDMIISGI from the coding sequence ATGTCTCAATATACGGTATATCGTAACAAATCCCTTAAATCGAAAGAACAATACCCTTATTTTATTGATATTCAAAATGAGCTACTAAGTGATCTTGATTCTCGGGTTATTATACCGATTACTCAGTTATCAGATAAGAATTCTCAAGTAGAAATATTGACACCCGTTATTGAAATAGATAATCAGAAATATGTTGTTATGACGAAATCTATAACCGTTGTAGCAAAGAATAAGCTAAGAACAGTTGATATCGTGTGTGTTAAACCTGAGATCCATACCGCGATTGTATCTGCTATGGATATGATTATTTCTGGAATATAA
- the parE gene encoding DNA topoisomerase IV subunit B, whose product MTQSSYNAKDIEVLNGLEPVRRRPGMYTDTTRPNHLAQEVIDNSVDEALAGHASKVDVILYADQSIEVIDNGRGMPVDIHPELNVSAIELILAHLHAGGKFSNKNYQFSGGLHGVGISVVNALSKRIEVTVRRDGKIYQIAFENGDKVEELHEIGTCAKRDTGTSVHFWPDGSYFDVPRFSSKSLSHVLKAKAVLCPGVNVSFVDKVNNTQENWCYADGLTDYLSEAVAEFVRLPEEPFTGKFEGDNEAVEWSMLWLPEGGDLLTESYVNLIPTVQGGTHVNGLRQGVLDAMREFCEFRNLLPRGLKLTADDTWERCAYVLSVKMQDPQFAGQTKERLSSRQTSAFVANAVKNAFSLWLNQNVQVGELLAEMAISSAQRRMRAAKKVVRKKLTSGPALPGKLADCTSQDLRYTELFLVEGDSAGGSAKQARDREYQAIMPLRGKILNTWEVSSDEVLASQEVHDISVAIGMDPDSDDLSQLRYGKVCILADADSDGLHIATLLCALFVRHFPALVKEGHVYMAMPPLYRIDLGKEVHYALDESEKNAILQRLSRKKGKPNVQRFKGLGEMNPLQLRETTLDPNTRRLVQLVIDDENYQETLGMMDMLLAKKRSEDRRNWLQEKGDEVDIEV is encoded by the coding sequence ATGACTCAATCAAGTTATAACGCAAAGGATATTGAGGTTCTTAATGGTCTAGAGCCTGTACGTCGTCGTCCGGGGATGTATACAGATACAACAAGACCGAACCATTTGGCACAGGAAGTGATAGATAATAGCGTGGACGAGGCGCTTGCGGGACACGCATCAAAGGTCGATGTCATTTTATATGCAGACCAATCTATCGAAGTTATCGATAATGGGCGAGGAATGCCTGTCGATATTCACCCTGAACTTAACGTTTCTGCTATCGAGTTAATCCTTGCTCATCTCCATGCCGGAGGAAAATTCTCTAATAAAAACTATCAATTTTCTGGCGGGTTGCATGGTGTGGGGATCTCGGTTGTTAACGCCCTCTCAAAGCGTATTGAAGTAACTGTTCGTCGTGATGGTAAAATTTACCAAATTGCCTTTGAAAATGGCGATAAAGTTGAAGAGTTACATGAGATTGGCACCTGTGCAAAACGAGACACAGGTACGAGTGTGCATTTTTGGCCCGATGGCTCTTATTTTGATGTTCCTCGTTTTTCGTCTAAAAGCTTATCTCACGTATTAAAAGCCAAAGCAGTGCTGTGTCCGGGCGTGAATGTTTCTTTTGTAGATAAAGTAAACAACACCCAAGAAAATTGGTGCTACGCTGATGGTTTAACCGATTATTTAAGTGAAGCCGTTGCTGAATTTGTTCGCCTTCCTGAAGAGCCTTTTACAGGCAAATTTGAAGGTGATAATGAAGCCGTTGAATGGTCTATGTTATGGCTACCTGAAGGTGGCGATCTACTCACTGAAAGCTATGTTAACTTAATTCCGACGGTTCAAGGTGGTACACACGTAAATGGTTTACGCCAAGGTGTGTTAGATGCAATGCGTGAATTTTGTGAATTCCGTAACTTACTACCAAGAGGTCTTAAATTAACTGCTGATGATACATGGGAGCGTTGTGCCTATGTATTATCAGTAAAAATGCAAGATCCTCAATTCGCAGGGCAAACCAAAGAGCGACTCTCCTCAAGACAAACCAGTGCGTTTGTGGCAAATGCGGTAAAAAATGCATTTAGCTTATGGCTAAATCAGAATGTTCAAGTTGGTGAATTACTGGCTGAAATGGCGATTAGCAGCGCTCAGCGTCGTATGCGCGCAGCTAAAAAAGTGGTGAGAAAAAAACTTACTTCAGGGCCAGCATTGCCGGGTAAATTAGCTGATTGTACTTCTCAAGATTTACGTTACACCGAACTGTTTTTGGTTGAAGGGGACTCTGCAGGAGGCTCTGCTAAACAAGCTCGAGATCGTGAATATCAAGCGATTATGCCTCTGCGCGGTAAGATCTTAAATACATGGGAAGTCTCTTCAGATGAGGTACTTGCATCACAAGAGGTTCATGATATTTCGGTAGCCATTGGTATGGATCCTGATAGTGATGATTTAAGCCAACTGCGTTACGGTAAAGTGTGTATTCTTGCGGATGCGGACTCGGATGGTTTACATATCGCAACCTTATTGTGTGCTTTATTTGTGCGCCATTTTCCTGCTCTTGTCAAGGAAGGGCACGTTTATATGGCAATGCCACCACTTTACCGTATCGACTTAGGTAAAGAAGTTCATTATGCCCTTGATGAATCAGAAAAAAATGCCATTTTGCAACGTTTAAGCCGTAAAAAAGGAAAGCCTAACGTACAGCGCTTTAAAGGCTTGGGTGAAATGAACCCACTTCAACTGCGTGAAACCACGCTTGATCCGAATACGCGTCGTTTAGTGCAATTGGTGATTGATGATGAAAATTATCAAGAAACCCTAGGCATGATGGATATGTTGTTAGCGAAGAAACGCTCTGAAGATCGCCGAAATTGGTTACAAGAGAAAGGCGATGAAGTTGACATCGAAGTGTAA
- a CDS encoding glutathionylspermidine synthase family protein — translation MKRENIIERPDWREKATEFGFNFHTMYGEPYWSEDAYYQFSMEEVETLEETTEELHQMCLQVADKVANSEELLTRFQIPRHCWDFVRDSWKSSQPSLYSRLDLAYDGKSPAKLLENNADTPTSLYESAFFQWIWLEDQVNAGRLPQNADQFNSIQEKLIDRFAELRDQYGMRYLHMSCCQDTEEDRGTVQYLQDCAEEAEVTTDFVFIEDLGLGERGELTDLQDQIISNMFKLYPWEFMFREDFSTKLADAGIRWLEPSWKSIISNKALLPMLWEMFPNHPNLLPAYFYDGKAPDSLSRYVIKPLFSREGANIRIVENGKDIAVADGPYGEEGFIVQDFHPLPKFGDSYTLIGSWLVNDQSAGICIREDRELITQDLSRFYPHIILD, via the coding sequence ATGAAACGTGAAAATATCATTGAACGCCCGGATTGGCGTGAAAAAGCAACCGAATTCGGCTTTAACTTTCATACAATGTATGGCGAGCCTTATTGGTCTGAAGATGCTTATTATCAATTCTCAATGGAAGAGGTTGAAACGTTAGAAGAAACGACGGAAGAGTTACATCAGATGTGCTTGCAAGTCGCTGATAAAGTGGCTAATAGTGAAGAGTTACTGACTCGCTTTCAAATCCCACGTCACTGCTGGGATTTTGTCCGTGATTCATGGAAATCGTCTCAACCTTCTCTCTATTCACGTCTTGATTTAGCCTATGACGGCAAAAGCCCAGCAAAATTGTTAGAAAATAATGCAGATACCCCCACTTCATTGTATGAATCTGCTTTTTTCCAATGGATCTGGCTTGAAGATCAAGTCAATGCAGGTCGTTTACCGCAAAATGCTGATCAATTTAATAGTATTCAAGAGAAGTTAATTGATCGATTCGCAGAGCTGCGTGATCAATACGGCATGCGTTATCTGCATATGTCTTGTTGCCAAGACACGGAAGAAGATCGTGGTACGGTTCAATATTTACAAGATTGTGCTGAAGAAGCAGAAGTAACAACTGACTTTGTCTTTATTGAAGATCTGGGTTTAGGTGAACGTGGTGAGTTAACTGATCTGCAAGATCAGATAATCAGCAATATGTTTAAGCTTTACCCTTGGGAATTTATGTTCCGCGAAGACTTCTCAACTAAGTTAGCTGATGCAGGCATTCGTTGGTTGGAGCCATCTTGGAAGAGTATTATCTCGAATAAAGCATTACTGCCAATGCTTTGGGAGATGTTCCCTAATCATCCAAATCTGCTACCAGCCTATTTTTATGATGGCAAAGCGCCTGATTCATTATCACGTTATGTTATCAAGCCACTGTTTTCACGCGAAGGTGCAAATATTCGTATTGTTGAAAATGGCAAAGATATTGCTGTTGCAGATGGTCCTTACGGTGAAGAAGGTTTTATTGTTCAAGATTTCCATCCCCTACCAAAATTCGGTGATAGCTATACATTAATTGGTAGCTGGTTGGTTAACGATCAATCCGCGGGTATTTGTATTAGAGAAGATAGAGAGCTTATTACTCAAGATCTCTCACGCTTCTATCCACATATTATTTTAGATTAA
- the ribB gene encoding 3,4-dihydroxy-2-butanone-4-phosphate synthase — protein sequence MNQTLLSEFGNPFERVELALEALRAGKGVMVLDDENRENEGDMVFAAETMTTEQMAMSIRHGSGIVCLCITEERRQQLDLPMMVENNTSHFHTAFTVTIEAAQGVTTGVSASDRLTTVRAAAADNAKPSDLNRPGHVFPLRGQPGGVLTRGGHTEASIDLATLAGFKPVAVLCELTNDDGTMARAPEVITFAKKHNMPVLTIEDLVAYRLREEKKAG from the coding sequence ATGAATCAGACGCTACTTTCCGAATTCGGTAATCCATTTGAGCGTGTTGAACTTGCTCTAGAAGCCCTTCGTGCTGGTAAAGGCGTGATGGTGCTCGACGACGAGAACCGTGAAAATGAAGGCGATATGGTTTTCGCAGCAGAAACAATGACCACAGAACAAATGGCGATGTCTATTCGTCATGGCAGTGGCATTGTTTGTTTATGCATTACAGAAGAACGCCGTCAACAACTTGATTTGCCTATGATGGTGGAAAATAACACCAGTCATTTCCATACTGCGTTTACGGTAACAATTGAAGCGGCACAAGGTGTTACAACAGGTGTTTCAGCATCAGATCGTTTAACCACAGTACGTGCAGCGGCGGCTGACAATGCAAAACCAAGTGATTTAAATCGTCCAGGTCACGTATTCCCATTACGAGGTCAACCTGGTGGTGTGTTAACGCGTGGCGGACATACTGAAGCGTCGATTGATTTAGCAACGTTAGCCGGTTTTAAACCCGTTGCAGTGTTATGCGAATTAACAAATGACGATGGCACAATGGCAAGAGCGCCAGAAGTGATCACTTTTGCTAAAAAGCACAATATGCCAGTGTTAACAATTGAAGATTTAGTGGCTTATCGTCTTCGTGAGGAGAAAAAAGCTGGCTGA
- the ubiK gene encoding ubiquinone biosynthesis accessory factor UbiK — protein MLDPKKLEQVARQIQNVLPQGIKDFGDDIDKKIRTVLQSQLNKLDLVNREEFDVQTQVLLRTREKLTRLEQRLNELEAGLLEKPQTEVEEVEIVVETQPDNKA, from the coding sequence ATGTTGGACCCGAAAAAACTTGAACAAGTCGCGCGCCAAATCCAAAACGTTCTGCCTCAGGGTATTAAAGATTTTGGTGATGATATTGATAAAAAAATCCGCACTGTTCTGCAATCTCAATTAAACAAATTGGATTTAGTCAATCGCGAAGAGTTTGATGTACAAACACAAGTCTTATTACGTACTCGTGAAAAACTGACCCGTTTAGAGCAACGTTTAAATGAGTTAGAAGCAGGTCTACTGGAAAAACCTCAAACTGAAGTTGAAGAAGTTGAAATTGTGGTAGAAACTCAACCTGACAATAAAGCTTAA
- the tolC gene encoding outer membrane channel protein TolC, whose product MKKLLSLLVTMSLAGFSTASQAEDLLQVYQKAKDSNPELRKSLAERNQAFEKINEARGSLLPQLGLGASADYKSGYRDNNNTESNSIGASLTLTQSVFNMALWRQLNIQEKTAGMSDVTYQTSQQKLILDTATAYFDVLRAIDSLSFIEAQKEQVYRQLDQTTQRFNVGLVAITDVQNARANYDSVLAQEVAGRNQLDNALEKLRQVSGIYYINLASLNISRFSTTSPDSIEKLLKDAEERNLSLLSARLGQDLARENIRLAQSGHLPTVDLNASTGVSNSHSHGSALPPATAGNSRNSYSGQNSIGLSVSIPLYTGGKTSSQVEQAQYGFTSASEQLESVYRSIVQIARSSYNNISASISSIKAYQQVVVSAQSSLDATEAGYQVGTRTIVDVLNATTTLYDAKQKLSNARYDYLINQLNIEYARGTLNENDLIQLNNALGAEVSTSPDNIIRPLTSPALNVAP is encoded by the coding sequence ATGAAAAAACTGCTCTCTCTTTTGGTCACGATGAGTTTGGCAGGATTCAGCACTGCAAGTCAGGCTGAGGATCTGCTTCAAGTTTATCAAAAAGCAAAGGACAGTAACCCTGAGTTACGCAAGTCATTAGCTGAACGAAATCAAGCTTTTGAAAAAATTAATGAAGCTCGTGGCTCGTTATTACCACAATTAGGATTAGGCGCATCCGCAGATTATAAAAGCGGCTACCGCGATAATAACAACACCGAATCCAATTCTATTGGCGCAAGTTTAACGCTAACTCAAAGTGTGTTTAATATGGCGTTATGGCGTCAATTAAACATTCAAGAAAAAACAGCAGGCATGAGCGATGTGACTTATCAAACAAGTCAGCAAAAGCTAATTTTAGACACCGCGACTGCTTACTTTGATGTTTTGCGTGCTATCGATTCATTATCATTTATTGAAGCGCAAAAAGAACAAGTTTACCGTCAGTTAGATCAAACAACTCAACGTTTTAACGTTGGTTTAGTGGCTATTACTGACGTACAAAATGCCCGTGCAAATTACGATAGCGTATTAGCACAAGAAGTAGCTGGCCGAAATCAATTAGATAATGCATTAGAAAAACTACGCCAAGTAAGTGGTATCTATTACATTAATCTGGCATCACTAAACATCAGCCGTTTTTCAACAACCTCACCAGACTCTATTGAGAAACTGCTAAAAGATGCTGAAGAGCGTAACTTAAGTTTATTAAGCGCACGTTTAGGTCAAGATTTAGCGCGCGAAAATATTCGTTTAGCACAATCAGGTCACTTACCAACCGTAGATTTAAATGCATCAACCGGTGTATCCAATAGCCATAGTCACGGTAGCGCATTACCACCAGCAACAGCGGGTAATAGTCGCAATAGTTACAGTGGTCAAAATAGTATTGGTCTATCTGTTAGTATCCCTCTGTATACTGGCGGCAAAACAAGCTCACAAGTTGAACAAGCACAATATGGTTTTACAAGTGCTAGCGAACAATTAGAATCGGTTTATCGTTCTATTGTCCAAATCGCACGTTCTTCTTATAACAATATTTCTGCATCAATCAGTAGCATTAAAGCGTATCAACAAGTTGTTGTTTCTGCGCAAAGTTCATTAGATGCAACTGAAGCGGGTTATCAAGTGGGAACTCGTACTATTGTTGATGTGTTAAATGCCACAACAACGCTTTATGATGCAAAACAGAAATTATCCAACGCGCGTTATGACTATTTAATTAACCAATTAAATATTGAATATGCCCGTGGCACATTAAATGAAAATGACTTAATTCAGTTAAATAATGCACTGGGTGCAGAAGTTTCGACTTCACCAGATAACATTATTCGTCCATTAACAAGCCCTGCACTTAACGTTGCACCTTGA
- the yqiA gene encoding esterase YqiA, whose translation MPRILYLHGFNSSPKSAKAQAFRQWLEATHPEIELLVPQLPPYPQEAAQLIEALVKESADDKLGLIGSSLGGYLSIWLSQRFNLPAVVVNPAIRPFDLLQDFLGENENPYTHQKYQLEPHHMDELLALRIPTITSPELIWLLQQTGDEILDYRQAVSYLGACRQTIESDGNHAFVGFERFFPKIIQFLKII comes from the coding sequence ATGCCTCGTATTCTTTACTTGCATGGCTTTAATAGCTCACCTAAATCAGCAAAGGCACAGGCTTTTCGCCAATGGCTTGAAGCAACACATCCTGAAATTGAATTGTTAGTACCTCAATTGCCACCTTATCCTCAAGAAGCTGCTCAGCTAATTGAAGCTTTAGTTAAAGAGAGTGCCGATGACAAGCTTGGATTAATTGGCTCATCATTAGGTGGCTATTTATCTATTTGGCTATCTCAACGTTTTAATTTACCCGCTGTTGTTGTTAATCCTGCGATACGTCCTTTCGATCTTTTGCAAGATTTCTTGGGTGAGAATGAGAATCCTTATACACATCAAAAATATCAGCTAGAACCTCATCATATGGATGAGTTACTTGCTTTACGCATTCCCACAATCACCTCACCAGAACTTATTTGGTTGCTTCAACAAACTGGAGATGAAATACTTGATTATCGTCAAGCTGTCTCATATCTTGGCGCGTGTAGGCAAACCATAGAATCGGATGGAAACCATGCTTTTGTGGGTTTTGAACGTTTTTTTCCGAAAATTATTCAATTTTTAAAGATAATTTAG
- a CDS encoding DUF1190 family protein, translating to MPMKRTKSINRDAFRKAFRPYRLAPVAIAITAVFALSGCEESDETVSLYMNAQECAQANPSQAAQCEDSYRTALQEAQRTAPKYATLEDCVAEFGDAQCTQTASIDGQPVSTENANNLSPDSSQMAQANSGGSFFMPLMAGYMMGRLMGGGAPAQPLFSSRNPTSPANGKFVDATGRNYGPAVGGRQMNVPKTAMTPKPSTTSTVTRGGFGNTVSRQAAAQRTSATNNNRSSTGSSSYRSGG from the coding sequence ATGCCAATGAAACGTACCAAATCGATTAATCGTGATGCTTTCCGTAAAGCATTTCGTCCTTATCGCCTGGCGCCTGTTGCAATCGCCATCACTGCTGTATTCGCGCTTTCAGGATGTGAAGAGAGCGATGAAACAGTTTCACTGTATATGAATGCACAAGAATGTGCTCAAGCAAATCCTTCACAAGCTGCGCAGTGTGAGGACTCTTATCGCACAGCATTGCAAGAAGCACAGCGTACAGCACCAAAATATGCAACGTTAGAAGACTGCGTTGCTGAATTCGGTGATGCACAATGTACACAAACAGCATCTATTGATGGACAGCCTGTTAGTACTGAAAATGCCAATAATTTAAGCCCAGACAGCTCACAAATGGCCCAAGCTAACTCTGGCGGTAGCTTCTTTATGCCATTAATGGCGGGTTATATGATGGGTCGCTTAATGGGTGGCGGTGCGCCAGCACAACCTCTGTTTAGTTCACGTAATCCAACAAGCCCTGCAAATGGTAAATTTGTGGACGCAACAGGCCGTAACTATGGTCCTGCAGTGGGTGGTCGTCAAATGAACGTACCCAAAACAGCTATGACACCAAAACCATCAACAACCTCGACAGTAACTCGTGGCGGCTTTGGTAATACGGTTTCAAGACAAGCTGCGGCTCAACGTACCAGTGCAACAAATAATAACCGTAGCTCTACCGGTTCATCTTCTTATCGTTCAGGTGGTTAA
- a CDS encoding type II toxin-antitoxin system CcdA family antitoxin, which translates to MKTLAMSKKDKRGVNVYLTAKLVDEARALGINLSATLDQMLFDTIREKKREQWKAENKNGIQALNEFEQEMGLFTDDDEYGVI; encoded by the coding sequence ATGAAAACATTAGCAATGAGTAAAAAAGATAAACGAGGAGTTAATGTGTATCTAACTGCAAAATTGGTGGATGAAGCGCGAGCGCTTGGAATTAATTTATCAGCAACACTCGATCAAATGTTATTTGATACAATTCGTGAAAAAAAGCGAGAACAGTGGAAAGCAGAAAACAAAAATGGCATCCAAGCTCTTAATGAATTTGAACAAGAAATGGGGTTGTTTACTGATGACGATGAATATGGGGTTATTTAA
- the ygiD gene encoding 4,5-DOPA dioxygenase extradiol has translation METKMMPALFIGHGSPMNVLEDNTYTRLWSKLGENLPQPKAILVISAHWYTDGTYVTAMSQPKTIHDFYGFPPELYAIEYPARGSIGLAALIEDLIDPIKLKLDMDQWGLDHGSWGILEKMYPKANIPVVQLSIDARQSAQWHYQLGQKLVELRKEGVLIIGSGNIVHNLRMMDWQNSDATPYPWALSFSEAIENSLQSDKEPTDLFTILSTEEGRLSHPTAEHFLPALYLLGLKQEGEKVTLLNNDIVNKSLSMMTFQIG, from the coding sequence ATGGAAACAAAAATGATGCCAGCGCTGTTTATTGGGCATGGTAGTCCAATGAATGTATTAGAAGATAATACATATACTCGCCTCTGGTCAAAATTAGGGGAAAACCTTCCTCAACCTAAAGCAATTTTAGTGATTTCTGCCCATTGGTATACTGATGGAACTTATGTGACGGCAATGTCGCAACCAAAGACAATTCATGATTTTTATGGATTTCCACCAGAATTGTATGCAATAGAATACCCAGCGCGAGGCTCGATAGGTTTAGCCGCACTGATTGAAGATCTTATTGATCCGATTAAATTAAAACTCGATATGGATCAATGGGGATTAGATCATGGAAGTTGGGGGATACTTGAAAAAATGTATCCCAAGGCAAATATTCCTGTTGTTCAATTAAGCATTGATGCGCGTCAATCAGCACAATGGCACTACCAATTAGGTCAAAAATTAGTTGAGTTGCGTAAAGAAGGCGTCTTAATTATTGGTAGCGGTAATATTGTTCATAACTTAAGAATGATGGATTGGCAAAACAGTGATGCAACGCCTTATCCTTGGGCGCTTTCGTTTAGTGAAGCAATAGAAAATAGTTTGCAAAGTGACAAAGAGCCAACTGACCTCTTTACGATTTTATCAACGGAAGAAGGGCGATTGTCTCATCCAACAGCAGAGCATTTTTTACCTGCGTTATACCTATTAGGTTTAAAACAAGAAGGTGAAAAAGTAACATTACTGAATAATGATATTGTTAATAAATCGCTCAGTATGATGACATTTCAAATTGGATAA
- the nudF gene encoding ADP-ribose diphosphatase encodes MKKRENTPFLYGREDVKLLNQRDLYKGFFRMTEYRFKHRLFEGGWSEEVKREVFERGNAGVLLAYDPKRDEVVLIEQIRIPAYETSETPWLLEVIAGMVEQGESPEDVVRREAQEEAGVIVGRCEPIVSYLSSPGGTSERMHVYVGEVDATTAKGIHGLACENEDIRVHVVSREQAYLWVEEGVIDNAASVIALQWLQLHHIALRKRWSII; translated from the coding sequence ATGAAGAAAAGGGAAAATACACCATTTTTATATGGTCGTGAAGATGTGAAATTGCTCAATCAAAGAGATTTATACAAAGGCTTTTTTCGCATGACTGAATATCGCTTTAAACATCGCCTTTTTGAAGGTGGATGGAGTGAAGAGGTTAAACGTGAGGTTTTTGAACGAGGTAATGCAGGTGTTTTGCTTGCTTACGATCCCAAACGTGATGAAGTGGTATTAATTGAGCAAATTCGTATTCCTGCGTATGAAACTAGCGAGACACCTTGGCTACTTGAAGTGATTGCAGGCATGGTCGAACAAGGAGAAAGCCCAGAAGATGTTGTTAGACGTGAAGCGCAAGAAGAAGCGGGGGTTATTGTTGGTCGATGTGAACCTATTGTGAGTTATCTTTCAAGCCCGGGCGGTACGAGCGAAAGAATGCATGTTTACGTCGGTGAAGTTGATGCAACAACCGCAAAAGGTATTCATGGATTAGCGTGTGAGAATGAAGATATTCGTGTTCATGTTGTCAGCAGAGAACAAGCTTATCTTTGGGTTGAAGAAGGAGTTATTGACAATGCAGCATCTGTTATTGCGCTTCAATGGTTACAACTTCATCATATTGCATTAAGAAAACGTTGGTCGATAATTTAA
- the cpdA gene encoding 3',5'-cyclic-AMP phosphodiesterase: MESQLELSVKHKNTVRILQITDTHLFANVEDTLLGINTYRSYHAVLNAIREQGLDVDLIVATGDLVQDQTFKAYQHFADGIATLTPPCVWLPGNHDYQPAMIDALNQAGILSAKQVLIGDNWQMLLLDSQIQGVPHGELSDCQLDWLTRCLESQKHRDTIILLHHHPMPSGCTWLDQHSLRNSQELAERLRDHPQVKMMLCGHIHQEMDEMWNGIRLLATPSTCIQFRPHCTNFTLDTVSPGWRYLEMSLSSDDKGKIETQVYRLAGTEFCPDLDADGY; this comes from the coding sequence TTGGAAAGCCAGCTTGAATTATCGGTGAAACACAAAAACACCGTAAGAATATTACAAATCACAGACACCCACCTCTTTGCTAATGTGGAAGACACTCTGCTGGGTATCAATACCTATCGTAGCTACCATGCGGTATTAAATGCGATTAGAGAGCAGGGTCTTGATGTTGACTTGATTGTTGCGACAGGTGATTTAGTTCAAGATCAAACCTTTAAAGCTTATCAGCATTTTGCTGATGGCATTGCGACGCTAACACCGCCTTGTGTTTGGTTGCCGGGTAATCATGACTATCAACCTGCAATGATTGATGCTTTAAATCAGGCAGGAATTTTGTCAGCTAAACAAGTGTTGATTGGTGATAATTGGCAAATGTTGTTATTAGATAGCCAAATTCAAGGTGTTCCTCATGGTGAGTTATCAGATTGCCAGTTAGATTGGCTAACACGCTGTCTCGAAAGCCAAAAGCACAGAGATACAATTATCTTGTTGCATCATCATCCTATGCCTTCAGGGTGTACATGGTTAGATCAACACAGTTTAAGAAATTCTCAAGAATTGGCAGAACGTTTAAGAGATCACCCTCAAGTAAAAATGATGCTTTGTGGTCATATTCATCAAGAAATGGATGAAATGTGGAATGGTATTCGTTTGTTGGCGACGCCTTCTACGTGCATTCAGTTTCGCCCTCATTGTACGAATTTTACATTAGATACGGTTTCTCCGGGCTGGCGTTATTTGGAAATGTCACTTTCATCTGATGATAAGGGCAAAATTGAAACACAAGTTTACCGTTTAGCGGGGACTGAATTTTGTCCTGACCTTGATGCGGATGGCTATTAA